A genomic stretch from Methanomassiliicoccales archaeon includes:
- a CDS encoding cytidine/deoxycytidylate deaminase family protein: MTRPDNDTYFMKMAELVATRSTCLRRQVGAVIVKEKRVLTTGYNGAPRGLKHCEEVGCVRAQNHIESGTRHELCRGVHAEQNAVIQAAYFGVSIKGATIYTTNFPCVLCAKILVNAGIEEVVYKDEYIDELSKKILSESNVRVRKFEG; encoded by the coding sequence ATGACAAGACCTGATAATGATACTTATTTCATGAAAATGGCAGAGCTTGTAGCCACGCGGTCGACCTGTCTTCGTAGACAGGTTGGTGCCGTGATCGTCAAGGAGAAGAGAGTACTTACGACAGGTTACAACGGCGCACCTCGCGGACTTAAACACTGCGAGGAAGTCGGTTGCGTGAGAGCGCAGAATCACATCGAATCGGGGACGAGACACGAACTCTGTCGTGGGGTACACGCCGAACAGAATGCGGTCATTCAGGCGGCGTATTTCGGTGTGAGTATTAAGGGCGCTACGATCTACACGACAAATTTTCCATGCGTCCTCTGTGCAAAGATCCTTGTCAACGCTGGAATCGAAGAAGTCGTGTATAAAGACGAATACATTGATGAACTCTCGAAGAAAATCCTGAGCGAGAGCAACGTCCGTGTTCGTAAATTCGAAGGATGA
- a CDS encoding S26 family signal peptidase, which translates to MLISNLVSDSMVNMAIQKVLINIGIAAATILIIFSLLFAYSSVWPPLVVVESSSMQHSDSRSFIGVIDTGDIVIVKKARSDNIVTYIEGIARGHMTYGEYGDVIIYKKGDNSPSTPIIHRAFCRIIYNATGGGFDIPSLSSLPEWQWKVLPQGEHVWWNLRTVVEIYGVGYLNVTVRLDLRSILQYFESHNVTPHGGFITMGDHNVISDNGILYGYYDQISIFREPVRDDWVVGIARGEIPWFGLLKLWAGGDAPPNVPENSKTNLFITIAAIIVVPIGIDALNFVLKRKGIEIFGWTKKFNLRQLFKKSKSEKPPNAQNVTNKDDKTVEMKIDKDKKKTRAPIKIDENQEQGGKKKKREKSGSREK; encoded by the coding sequence ATGCTAATCAGCAACTTGGTCAGTGACTCGATGGTCAATATGGCGATCCAGAAAGTGCTCATCAATATCGGAATCGCGGCAGCTACCATTCTGATTATTTTTTCCCTGCTTTTCGCCTACAGTTCAGTCTGGCCTCCACTTGTCGTTGTCGAATCGAGCAGCATGCAGCATAGCGACTCGAGGAGCTTCATCGGTGTCATCGATACAGGAGACATCGTGATTGTGAAGAAGGCGCGCAGCGATAATATCGTAACATATATCGAGGGGATTGCAAGAGGGCATATGACTTATGGCGAATACGGCGACGTGATTATCTATAAGAAAGGTGATAATTCACCTTCTACGCCGATCATTCACAGAGCATTTTGCAGAATCATTTATAATGCCACTGGTGGCGGTTTCGATATTCCCTCGCTTTCATCGCTTCCCGAGTGGCAGTGGAAAGTTCTCCCCCAAGGCGAGCATGTATGGTGGAATCTCCGGACGGTTGTCGAGATTTACGGCGTTGGATACCTGAATGTGACCGTTCGTCTCGATCTCCGCAGCATACTTCAGTATTTTGAATCACATAATGTGACACCTCATGGCGGTTTCATCACGATGGGCGACCATAATGTCATCAGCGATAATGGCATTCTTTATGGATACTATGATCAAATCTCGATTTTTCGCGAACCCGTAAGGGACGATTGGGTTGTCGGAATAGCGCGTGGAGAGATACCGTGGTTCGGATTGCTTAAGCTATGGGCTGGCGGAGACGCGCCCCCCAATGTTCCTGAGAACAGTAAAACGAACCTGTTTATCACAATCGCTGCCATTATCGTCGTGCCCATCGGGATCGACGCTCTCAATTTTGTACTTAAGAGAAAAGGGATAGAGATCTTTGGTTGGACTAAAAAATTCAATCTTAGACAGCTTTTCAAAAAAAGTAAATCTGAAAAGCCGCCCAATGCACAAAATGTCACTAACAAGGATGATAAGACCGTAGAAATGAAGATCGATAAAGATAAGAAGAAAACGAGAGCACCTATAAAGATCGATGAAAATCAAGAGCAAGGAGGAAAAAAGAAAAAACGGGAAAAAAGCGGATCAAGAGAGAAATGA
- a CDS encoding DUF3198 domain-containing protein: MGKPIHVEWAPVFSVGLLLFGFVLLELALMSLFTEISLISTGWAYWLLIVGLIFVISGGVWFWRFLSTLTKYKKLLATRSKSEFITNLDDIEYMAWKLPSKYQRELEVKKSELKIK, translated from the coding sequence ATGGGAAAACCGATTCATGTTGAGTGGGCACCTGTATTTTCTGTTGGACTCTTGCTGTTCGGCTTCGTACTCCTCGAACTTGCTTTGATGTCTCTTTTCACGGAGATCTCTCTGATCTCGACAGGATGGGCTTACTGGTTGCTGATAGTGGGATTGATTTTTGTCATTTCGGGAGGTGTTTGGTTCTGGAGATTCTTGTCAACACTTACAAAATACAAGAAATTGCTCGCGACGAGAAGCAAGTCTGAATTCATCACAAACCTAGATGACATTGAATATATGGCTTGGAAACTTCCATCGAAATATCAAAGAGAACTCGAGGTGAAGAAGAGTGAATTAAAGATAAAATGA
- a CDS encoding DUF1743 domain-containing protein, translating to MIVAFDDTDSTEGMCTTFLATKIIEELEGFDLIGLPRLVRLNPAVPWKTRGNGAIAMRFGIGRGKKMLIGMISGSPIYSYERGRSDANPEEIAQQCGEVVKRWARTDEGASPGLIVSPMKPKESFYWQAVRGIVEKELVEEELKRLGAAKFELSGGRGIIGATAAAAWKPKDRTYEIITYRFENKWGTEREIDDNTVRSLDSTFPSTFNNYDAEVGRIAIAPHSPCPILFGIRGDDVNELIPAMRSIKGELVERWLVYLTNQGTDDHIITDWEELIPCRSYAVEGVVLSKPLTIKGGHVVFKLRPDRSRTPIDCTAYEPSKSFRDVVRALDPGDRIVVYGELRNEPRTLNIEKMRIVELVESREKIGNPICPSCGKRMKSIGRDSGYRCRRCGRKASEADAEYRAVSRSIQIGWYEPPVCSRRHLSKPLKRILQQPLRFSQSTMKTQAILK from the coding sequence ATGATCGTCGCGTTTGACGATACCGATTCAACAGAAGGTATGTGCACAACTTTTCTTGCGACCAAGATCATCGAAGAGCTTGAAGGCTTCGATCTTATCGGATTGCCTCGCCTCGTTCGCCTCAATCCCGCGGTACCATGGAAGACGCGCGGTAATGGGGCGATTGCCATGCGCTTTGGAATTGGACGGGGAAAGAAGATGCTAATCGGGATGATCTCTGGGTCGCCAATCTATTCATATGAAAGGGGAAGAAGTGACGCAAATCCCGAGGAGATCGCTCAGCAATGCGGCGAAGTCGTCAAGCGGTGGGCGAGAACGGACGAGGGTGCGAGTCCTGGTCTCATCGTCTCACCGATGAAACCAAAGGAGTCTTTCTACTGGCAAGCGGTTCGTGGTATCGTAGAAAAGGAGCTTGTAGAGGAGGAACTGAAAAGGCTCGGTGCTGCCAAGTTCGAACTTTCAGGCGGAAGAGGAATCATTGGTGCGACGGCTGCGGCCGCCTGGAAACCGAAAGATCGAACGTATGAGATCATCACTTACCGTTTCGAGAATAAATGGGGAACAGAGCGTGAAATCGATGATAATACAGTGAGGTCATTGGACTCCACATTTCCATCGACGTTCAATAATTATGATGCTGAAGTAGGAAGAATCGCGATCGCTCCACATTCGCCATGTCCTATTCTCTTTGGCATCAGAGGCGACGATGTAAACGAACTCATCCCTGCGATGCGGTCGATCAAGGGTGAATTAGTAGAGCGCTGGCTCGTCTATCTCACCAATCAGGGAACGGACGATCACATCATTACGGATTGGGAGGAATTGATTCCATGCAGATCTTACGCGGTTGAGGGTGTTGTACTCAGCAAACCTCTCACGATCAAGGGAGGACATGTAGTTTTTAAGCTGCGACCAGATCGGTCTCGCACGCCGATTGATTGTACGGCGTACGAACCCTCGAAGAGTTTTAGAGATGTGGTCCGGGCGCTTGATCCTGGTGATCGAATCGTCGTTTATGGGGAGCTGAGGAACGAGCCTAGGACGCTCAACATCGAAAAAATGAGAATCGTTGAACTTGTTGAATCGAGAGAGAAAATCGGGAATCCGATTTGCCCTTCTTGCGGGAAACGCATGAAATCGATTGGAAGAGACTCTGGCTATCGGTGTCGCAGATGCGGAAGGAAAGCATCCGAAGCAGATGCTGAATACCGCGCCGTCTCCCGGTCAATTCAAATCGGATGGTACGAACCTCCAGTTTGCTCCCGCAGACATCTAAGCAAACCGCTGAAGAGAATTCTGCAGCAACCGCTACGATTTAGTCAATCAACGATGAAAACTCAGGCAATTTTAAAATAA
- the hflX gene encoding GTPase HflX, giving the protein MEDKKRDPNMNERTAAIITTNENVSELEELVASAGYKLIYEIIQRRSSSDPSTFIGKGKIDEVKVILSKRSVDAIIINGELKPSQQYNLEKLLNVRCIDRISLVLEIFAKRASSKEAKLQVEKARLKYEIPFIRDWIHRTKSGERAGHFSSGEYEATVYYDLIKKRIKKIDDELKKLRENHLYIRFKKRPKAHVISLAGYTNAGKSSLFKALTKKDTIVDSKMFSTLKPLTGRIADIKEDLVLIDTIGFLDSLPIFLVESFKNTIDDIFTADLVLLILDISDPLSEIERKLNASLKILLPEMDLRKVIFVLNKIDKLEYSEIEKRIEFVSSRIQSKNIVAVSAVTGTGLNSLIDMIRRYFNNSEHLELRLPYTEETNSIISWLSKNTIISDIVYDDEIRISIECERSLRESLIQRAVKLSQPKL; this is encoded by the coding sequence ATGGAAGACAAAAAAAGAGATCCAAATATGAATGAACGGACGGCAGCGATTATAACAACCAATGAAAACGTTTCAGAACTTGAAGAGCTGGTAGCATCTGCAGGTTATAAACTGATTTATGAAATTATTCAGCGTAGAAGCTCTTCAGATCCTTCGACATTCATAGGAAAAGGTAAGATCGATGAGGTCAAAGTCATCCTCAGTAAACGATCTGTGGATGCGATCATAATCAACGGCGAGCTGAAACCATCGCAACAATATAATCTCGAAAAATTATTGAATGTTAGATGCATCGATCGCATCAGTTTAGTTCTCGAGATTTTCGCGAAGCGCGCAAGTAGTAAAGAAGCAAAATTACAGGTTGAAAAAGCCAGACTCAAGTATGAGATCCCATTTATTCGAGATTGGATCCACAGGACGAAGAGTGGAGAGCGCGCAGGTCATTTTTCCAGTGGCGAATATGAAGCGACAGTTTATTATGATCTTATTAAGAAAAGGATTAAAAAAATCGATGATGAACTGAAAAAATTGAGAGAAAACCATCTCTACATAAGATTTAAGAAGAGGCCTAAAGCACACGTTATTTCCTTGGCCGGCTATACAAATGCAGGCAAGTCGAGTTTATTTAAAGCTCTTACAAAAAAGGATACGATTGTCGATTCAAAGATGTTCTCTACACTGAAACCGCTGACAGGGAGAATTGCTGATATTAAAGAAGATCTCGTTTTGATCGATACGATCGGTTTTCTTGATAGTCTACCGATTTTTCTTGTTGAATCCTTTAAGAATACGATTGATGATATCTTTACCGCTGATCTTGTCTTACTTATTCTAGATATATCTGACCCTCTTTCTGAAATCGAAAGAAAACTCAACGCATCTCTAAAGATTCTATTACCTGAGATGGATCTTAGAAAAGTTATATTTGTTTTAAACAAAATTGATAAACTAGAATATTCTGAGATTGAAAAGAGAATAGAATTTGTTTCAAGTCGAATTCAATCGAAAAATATTGTTGCTGTATCGGCTGTAACAGGAACTGGACTTAATTCCCTTATTGATATGATCAGACGCTATTTTAATAATTCTGAACATTTAGAACTGCGTTTGCCATATACCGAGGAAACGAACTCTATCATTTCCTGGCTTAGCAAAAACACCATAATTAGTGATATCGTTTATGACGACGAAATCAGGATTTCTATTGAATGTGAGAGATCATTAAGGGAGAGCTTAATACAAAGAGCGGTGAAATTGAGCCAACCAAAGTTATAG
- a CDS encoding DNA-binding protein produces MIHSCEEDVIIVKLEDGEDVHSSLIEVSKKYGVKNGWVLGGVGILREFTLGYFTGKEYIKKYFEKPHELLSLSGSITIGAEVPIHLHCSVSNDQFDAFGGHLFKGTVNVLNEILIKKFMTIELGRRLNPKTGYFELDIKA; encoded by the coding sequence TTGATTCACAGTTGTGAAGAAGATGTCATCATTGTTAAGCTTGAAGATGGAGAAGATGTACATTCAAGTTTGATTGAAGTATCTAAGAAATATGGTGTAAAGAATGGATGGGTTCTTGGTGGAGTGGGTATTTTAAGGGAATTTACTCTTGGTTATTTTACAGGAAAGGAATACATCAAGAAATATTTTGAAAAGCCCCATGAACTATTGTCTCTATCTGGTTCAATAACGATTGGAGCAGAGGTACCAATACATCTTCACTGTTCTGTTTCAAACGATCAATTTGATGCATTTGGAGGACATTTATTCAAGGGAACGGTCAACGTTCTTAATGAAATATTGATCAAGAAATTCATGACAATAGAGCTTGGACGGCGCTTAAACCCAAAAACAGGATATTTTGAACTAGACATAAAAGCATAA
- a CDS encoding ORC1-type DNA replication protein: MGGVPLDENIFQPYLKSKSLFKRNREILRPSYIPDELPHRQQQISQLAAVLATALRGDRPSNVLIFGKTGTGKTACVKYLGNEIKKADATSNRVNFFYMNCEVVDTQYGVLQNIGNRLISDFGERIPFTGWSTERLYNIFRERIEDEGKVNIIVLDEIDKLVYKSGDDILYHLSKINDDLVKAKVSLIGISNDLTFTEFLDPRVKSRLGEEKMVFPPYNAEQLQDILNQRAKLAFEDGVLEPSVIPLCAALAAQEHGDARRALDLLRVAAELAERNHDDKITEAHVYKAKNKIELDCVTEAIRTLPTQSKLVLMSIIINEEKGRERLTTGDVYEIYRELSRAVGVSVLTQRRITDLISELDMLGIIHARVKSFGRGGRTKEIELSVPPHEAKKILEEDEMLQGLKNFKPKTQTTLI, from the coding sequence TTGGGGGGAGTGCCCTTGGATGAAAACATCTTTCAACCGTACCTCAAATCAAAGTCGCTGTTCAAAAGAAATCGGGAGATCCTACGGCCATCATACATTCCGGATGAACTTCCTCATCGGCAGCAGCAGATCAGTCAATTGGCGGCAGTTCTTGCCACAGCTTTGCGAGGGGACAGACCTTCGAATGTATTGATCTTTGGAAAAACGGGAACAGGAAAAACGGCGTGCGTGAAGTATTTGGGAAATGAGATCAAAAAGGCTGACGCCACATCCAATCGCGTTAACTTTTTCTATATGAATTGCGAAGTCGTTGATACCCAGTATGGGGTTCTTCAGAACATCGGAAACAGGTTAATCAGCGATTTTGGGGAAAGAATTCCGTTCACCGGCTGGAGTACGGAAAGACTCTATAACATTTTTCGAGAAAGAATTGAAGATGAGGGGAAAGTCAACATTATCGTTTTGGACGAAATCGACAAATTGGTCTACAAGAGCGGAGATGATATCCTTTATCATTTATCGAAGATTAACGATGACCTCGTGAAAGCCAAAGTATCGCTGATCGGCATTTCTAACGACCTCACTTTCACCGAATTCCTCGATCCTCGCGTTAAAAGTCGTCTTGGCGAAGAAAAAATGGTCTTTCCACCATATAACGCTGAACAGCTGCAGGACATCCTCAATCAGCGGGCAAAACTTGCGTTCGAGGATGGAGTCCTCGAGCCAAGTGTTATCCCGCTCTGCGCGGCTTTAGCAGCACAGGAACATGGTGATGCGCGGCGCGCGCTTGATCTATTAAGAGTCGCAGCAGAGCTCGCAGAACGCAATCATGACGACAAAATCACGGAGGCGCACGTTTACAAGGCGAAAAACAAAATCGAACTCGATTGCGTAACAGAAGCGATCAGAACATTGCCAACACAGTCAAAACTCGTGCTGATGAGCATTATTATTAATGAAGAGAAAGGTCGCGAGAGGCTTACGACGGGAGACGTCTACGAGATTTATAGGGAGTTGAGCAGAGCTGTTGGCGTAAGCGTCCTAACGCAGAGGAGAATTACTGATCTTATCTCAGAGCTCGACATGCTTGGCATCATCCACGCTCGTGTCAAATCGTTCGGCAGAGGCGGTCGGACGAAAGAAATCGAACTGAGTGTTCCGCCACATGAAGCAAAGAAAATACTCGAGGAGGACGAGATGCTTCAGGGCCTCAAGAATTTCAAGCCTAAAACCCAGACAACATTGATTTGA
- a CDS encoding V-type ATP synthase subunit I, translated as MLLPEQMVRVLVVGSKDLLERTVDLLYELECVHLIDFPADEEGFTLGSPLPAASDASQKLLRLRAMQKDLGIEEMKGIEPIRTDALARELDQMIESLHQEISDVVESKKKIELRLSELEQERKNIEPFVGLPLELDLYTGYKSLVVFTGYVKLDPEGVLRESIEKFELFKSEDGKFIALFVGREESEEAQRILVQHGFSEVPVPPKSGKPDKILESILAEEETLRKSIADLSEKLEKMREKHATFALAAEEHLSIIVQKAETPLRVGASAHSFIIEAWVPEKNFEQLQKAFAENLGERIYVEVLERRERREAEGHHDEGDEAPVKIENPKPFNLFEYLVELISTPKYNELDPTPLISIFFPIFFGLMVGDVGYGIPFVILGYLGLKKCTSNEWRTIATMLFFGGIFTIIFGLFMFGEAFALHFAPSPYGEVTWSSLLGIEIPHHLEIGPLSIPLGVYSKLHDVKMLLYISIWIGVIHLFVGYALGFINVTIRHGLKHAIFEKLSWLFILIGAVMLGLVLLDGLVLSKPLVMTDVRMIGGLITLIVGIVLGFRGEGAGVVLELPGLVSNIMSYSRLAAIGMSKAGMALAFNMIAIEMIAPGGGVMIAVAFAIFAVGHMMIFILAVISAGLHGIRLQYVEFFTKFYEGGGLKFNPLRIRRKYTTEV; from the coding sequence ATGCTGCTACCAGAACAAATGGTTAGAGTTCTTGTCGTCGGTTCGAAGGACCTTTTGGAAAGGACGGTCGACCTGCTTTATGAGCTGGAATGCGTGCATTTGATCGACTTTCCGGCAGATGAAGAAGGATTCACGCTCGGCTCACCGTTGCCAGCGGCTTCCGATGCATCTCAGAAACTGCTGAGATTGAGGGCAATGCAGAAGGACCTGGGTATCGAGGAAATGAAGGGAATCGAGCCGATCAGGACAGATGCACTTGCGAGAGAACTCGACCAGATGATTGAATCGCTCCATCAGGAAATTTCAGATGTTGTTGAATCGAAGAAGAAGATCGAACTTCGATTAAGCGAATTAGAGCAGGAAAGAAAGAATATCGAGCCCTTCGTCGGTTTGCCCCTCGAGCTTGATCTTTATACAGGTTACAAATCACTTGTTGTTTTTACTGGTTATGTAAAACTTGATCCCGAAGGGGTCTTAAGGGAATCGATTGAAAAGTTTGAATTGTTCAAGAGCGAGGACGGAAAATTCATCGCGCTCTTTGTTGGTAGGGAGGAGTCTGAGGAAGCCCAGCGCATCCTCGTTCAGCACGGGTTTTCTGAAGTTCCTGTGCCACCAAAAAGTGGAAAACCCGACAAGATCCTCGAATCGATTCTTGCGGAAGAGGAGACCTTACGGAAGAGCATCGCCGACCTGTCGGAAAAATTGGAGAAAATGAGGGAAAAACACGCTACCTTTGCGCTTGCGGCTGAAGAACATCTAAGCATCATTGTCCAAAAGGCCGAAACACCGTTGAGGGTCGGTGCGAGCGCCCATTCCTTTATCATTGAGGCCTGGGTACCCGAGAAGAATTTCGAACAACTTCAAAAGGCATTTGCTGAGAATCTCGGAGAGAGAATTTACGTTGAAGTCCTCGAAAGGAGGGAAAGGAGAGAGGCTGAGGGACATCACGATGAGGGGGACGAAGCACCCGTCAAAATCGAAAATCCAAAGCCATTTAATCTATTCGAATATCTTGTCGAGCTCATTTCAACGCCGAAATACAACGAGCTCGATCCCACGCCATTGATCTCAATCTTCTTCCCAATTTTCTTCGGACTGATGGTCGGGGATGTCGGTTATGGAATTCCTTTCGTCATTCTGGGCTACTTGGGATTGAAAAAATGCACGAGCAATGAATGGCGAACAATCGCGACAATGCTTTTCTTCGGTGGAATATTTACAATAATTTTCGGTTTATTCATGTTTGGAGAAGCCTTTGCTCTGCACTTTGCACCGAGTCCTTATGGGGAGGTTACTTGGTCGAGTTTGCTTGGTATCGAAATCCCCCACCATCTTGAGATCGGACCTCTGTCGATTCCGCTGGGCGTTTACAGCAAGCTTCACGATGTGAAGATGCTCCTTTACATAAGCATCTGGATAGGCGTTATTCACCTTTTTGTAGGCTACGCGCTCGGGTTCATCAACGTCACAATTAGACATGGTTTGAAGCATGCGATTTTTGAGAAACTCAGCTGGCTCTTCATTCTTATCGGAGCTGTTATGTTGGGTCTGGTTCTCCTTGACGGGTTGGTCCTTTCGAAACCTTTAGTCATGACTGATGTAAGGATGATTGGCGGTCTCATCACTCTGATCGTTGGCATTGTTCTTGGATTCCGGGGAGAGGGAGCAGGAGTCGTGCTTGAATTGCCTGGTTTAGTCAGCAATATTATGTCGTATTCAAGATTGGCAGCGATCGGGATGTCGAAGGCAGGTATGGCCCTCGCGTTTAACATGATCGCGATTGAAATGATTGCCCCGGGCGGTGGCGTCATGATCGCCGTCGCTTTTGCCATCTTCGCCGTGGGGCACATGATGATTTTTATCCTTGCAGTGATCTCCGCGGGATTGCATGGAATCAGGTTACAGTATGTTGAATTCTTTACGAAGTTCTATGAAGGTGGAGGACTTAAGTTCAATCCATTGAGAATTCGAAGAAAGTATACAACGGAGGTGTAA